One part of the Odontesthes bonariensis isolate fOdoBon6 chromosome 15, fOdoBon6.hap1, whole genome shotgun sequence genome encodes these proteins:
- the senp5 gene encoding sentrin-specific protease 5, translating into MPKRKVGQLTLIKNFDLTKEKVHEVKDESDMQEKDSQSETPDATPVPVTSQDGPIRNCVASEKGAVQKKEDMSEACSVDAGEAARGGGDRGDLNTRLLGTTFRGALMVRGRGRGQTKAITPSTMEVNAQTKDRGKGSVVISSRAGALAQAVLVQKSEENQDSQMHHREQNASRSVDCPFGNGDTVNLSDTEGEIEGESMIVSEPTHGLLSVSLQPGHASKLGTPLDLDSDLQMDQILDGIDQVPLALTLSNGTVSTATDRDHTSTPMEVETSHPSMAPPPSHSPITVSSMQNCWALSDHRLYCQPGTWAKDEMEEMLVKNQAEEKNKDPDTRRKESLEQLTDAVHEFLESFYVKYGSFIPLSESDVLEHLKKKGNSDLRNSGLDIKGEMTRYRAGLASAPIAGFMVMYNKHTLSLDDLGTLEEQNWLNDQIINMYGELIMEATQHKVHFFNSFFHKQLVAKGYDGVKRWTKKVDLFSKWLVLIPIHLEIHWSLVTVTMATKTISYYDSQGIVFRHTTDNIMKYLLSEAREKKQLAFQKGWKITIIKGIPQQKNDSDCGVFVLEYCRRLSVKQPLLFSQDDMPRIRKRIYKELCDFRLND; encoded by the exons ATGCCTAAAAGAAAAGTGGGACAGTTGACACTTATCAAAAACTTTGATTTGACCAAGGAGAAAGTACACGAAGTGAAGGATGAAAGTGACATGCAGGAGAAGGATAGTCAGTCAGAAACCCCTGACGCCACGCCGGTCCCAGTCACCTCACAAGATGGACCAATAAGGAACTGTGTAGCTTCAGAGAAAGGGGCTGTGCAGAAAAAGGAAGATATGTCAGAAGCATGCTCAGTAGATGCAGGTGAAGCAGCTAGAGGAGGTGGGGATCGAGGGGATCTGAACACAAGATTGTTGGGAACAACATTCAGGGGAGCGCTCATGGTCAGAGGTCGAGGGAGAGGACAAACAAAAGCCATAACACCATCAACAATGGAAGTTAATGCTCAAACAAAAGACAGAGGTAAAGGCAGTGTTGTCATCAGTTCAAGAGCGGGTGCCTTAGCCCAGGCAGTGTTGGTGCAGAAATCGGAGGAAAACCAAGATTCACAGATGCACCACAGAGAGCAAAATGCTTCTCGCTCAGTTGATTGTCCATTTGGAAATGGAGACACGGTAAACTTATCTGACACGGAAGGAGAGATAGAAGGGGAAAGCATGATTGTGAGTGAGCCTACACATGGGCTACTGTCTGTCTCATTGCAACCAGGTCATGCTTCAAAATTAGGAACCCCTCTGGACCTTGACTCTGACTTGCAGATGGACCAAATCCTTGATGGAATAGACCAAGTTCCTTTAGCATTAACTCTGTCCAATGGAACTGTTTCTACAGCAACAGACCGTGACCACACATCCACACCTATGGAGGTGGAAACTTCTCACCCATCCATGGCTCCCCCTCCCAGCCACAGCCCTATTACAGTGAGCAGCATGCAGAACTGCTGGGCTTTAAGCGACCACAGACTGTACTGTCAGCCTGGCACCTGGGCAAAAGATGAGATGGAAGAAATGTTGGTTAAAAATcaagcagaagaaaaaaataaggatCCAGATACACGGAGAAAAGAGAGCCTGGAGCAGCTTACTGATGCTGTTCACG AGTTTCTGGAGAGCTTCTATGTGAAATATGGCAGCTTCATTCCTCTCAGTGAATCTGATGTCCTGGAACACCTGAAGAAGAAAGGCAACTCTGACCTCAGAAACAG TGGACTGGACATTAAAGGGGAGATGACTCGGTACAGGGCTGGGCTGGCTTCTGCTCCGATAGCTGGCTTCATGGTCATGTATAATAAACACACGCTGAGCCTGGATGACCTCGGCACACTGGAGGAACAGAACTGGCTCAATGACCAG ATTATCAACATGTACGGAGAACTCATTATGGAGGCAACGCAGCACAAA gttCATTTCTTCAACAGCTTTTTCCACAAGCAGCTCGTTGCCAAAGGTTACGACGGTGTGAAAAGATGGACTAAAAAa GTCGACTTGTTCTCCAAGTGGCTGGTGTTGATTCCCATCCATTTAGAAATACACTGGTCTCTTGTCACggtcaccatggcaaccaaaACCATCAGCTACTATGACAGCCAAGGCATCGTCTTCAGACACACCACAGAT AACATTATGAAGTATCTTTTGTCTGAAGCGAGAGAGAAGAAGCAGTTGGCTTTCCAGAAAGGCTGGAAGATAACGATTATCAAG GGTATTCCTCAGCAGAAAAATGACAGCGACTGCGGAGTTTTTGTCCTTGAG TACTGCCGTCGTCTCTCAGTGAAGCAGCCCCTGCTCTTCAGTCAGGATGACATGCCTCGCATTAGAAAGAGAATCTACAAGGAGCTGTGCGACTTTCGCCTCAACGACTGA